One Dioscorea cayenensis subsp. rotundata cultivar TDr96_F1 chromosome 15, TDr96_F1_v2_PseudoChromosome.rev07_lg8_w22 25.fasta, whole genome shotgun sequence genomic region harbors:
- the LOC120277862 gene encoding LOW QUALITY PROTEIN: pre-mRNA-splicing factor 18-like (The sequence of the model RefSeq protein was modified relative to this genomic sequence to represent the inferred CDS: inserted 1 base in 1 codon), whose amino-acid sequence MNLCRQEFPWKRRRLAVDFGNRKIITRSEKGMRLLRLQTHRRPPVRLRPLPSTSNPTSSSSSPSSSSLPPALAAATSKKTSEPQSDEQRIDDLVLPRLRFLKQPITLFGEDDDARLDRLKLTLKLGVFDADSDMTEGQTNDFLGDVYELRKRQKAGSLLHDRAKDKRDDGDGIEGDGGDDDGDKDVSDDGGSSGMDADKDIKRMKANFEELCDEDKILVFFKRLLNEWNQELDEMQXGDKQTAKGKQMIATFMQCARYLNPLFKFLQEKKVLQDDIRQALMVVVKCCMKRDYLAAMDQYIKLAIGNAPWPIGVTMVGIHERSAREKIYTNSVAHILNDETTRKYLQSVKSLMTFCQCRYPADPSKSVEFNSLANGSDLHSLLSEERMTEKPTSEEELRIMPAARE is encoded by the exons ATGAATCTCTGTCGGCAAGAGTTCCCGTGGAAGCGCCGGAGACTCGCCGTTGACTTCGGGAACAGGAAGATCATCACGCGCTCCGAGAAGGGGATGCGATTGCTGCGTCTGCAAACGCACCGCCGTCCTCCAGTCCGATTACGTCCTCTCCCCTCTACTTCTAACCCTACCTCCTCGTCGTCCTCCCCCTCATCCTCTTCTCTACCCCCTGCCCTCGCTGCCGCCACCTCCAAGAAGACCTCCGAGCCCCAATCCGATGAGCAGCGCATCGATGACCTCGTCCTCCCCCGCCTTCGATTTCTTAAGCAGCCCATCACCCTTTTCGGCGAGGACGATGATGCCCGGCTCGATCGCCTCAAGCTCACCCTTAAATTGGGGGTTTTCGATGCTGATAGCGATATGACCGAGGGCCAGACCAATGACTTCCTCGGTGACGTCTACGAGCTCCGGAAGCGCCAGAAGGCTGGATCGTTACTCCATGATCGGGCGAAGGACAAGCGGGACGATGGCGATGGGATTGAGGGCGATGGGGGCGATGACGATGGGGATAAGGATGTCAGCGACGATGGGGGATCGTCGGGAATGGATGCTGATAAGGATATCAAGAGGATGAAGGCAAATTTTGAGGAGCTGTGCGATGAGGATAAgattcttgttttcttcaagAGGCTGTTGAATGAGTGGAACCAGGAGTTGGACGAGATGC GGGGCGATAAGCAGACGGCAAAGGGCAAGCAGATGATTGCTACCTTCATGCAGTGCGCACGGTACCTCAATCCTTTGTTCAAGTTTTTGCAGGAAAAAAAG GTTCTTCAAGATGATATCCGTCAAGCATTGATGGTAGTGGTTAAGTGTTGCATGAAACGAGATTATTTGGCTGCTATGGATCAGTACATCAAGTTGGCCATTGGCAATGCACCTTGGCCTATTGGTGTTACTATGGTTGGCATTCACGAGCGTTCAGCTCGTGAGAAGATTTACACAAACAGTGTTGCTCATATCTTGAACGATGAGACAACTCGCAAGTACCTGCAGTCAGTGAAGAGTCTAATGACGTTCTGCCAGTGTCGATACCCAGCAGATCCTTCCAAGTCAGTGGAATTCAATAGTTTGGCGAACGGAAGTGACCTTCATTCTCTCCTATCTGAGGAAAGGATGACTGAGAAACCTACATCTGAGGAAGAGCTCCGCATAATGCCTGCTGCAAGGGAGTAA